From Cecembia calidifontis, one genomic window encodes:
- a CDS encoding alkaline phosphatase family protein — MKKTAVINIVALSSRLIGEHTPFLKKWIEKRQKRFIQPVLPAVTCSSQSVYLTGKWPEENGIVGNGWYFRDECEIKFWRQSNRLVQAPKIWDKLKIQDPNFTCANMFWWYNMYSTVDYAVTPRPLYPADGRKLPDIHSQPMDLRDRLQQELGQFPLFSFWGPNANIESTQWIAEASKKVDQWFNPTLNLIYLPHLDYGLQRYGLDFKKIKKDLREIDRVAADLITYFEKQGTEVLLLSEYGITTVNNPIHINRILRKEGCIVVKNELGRETLDAGTCKAFAVADHQLAHIYVKDEADIPAIKSMLERVPGIEKVLDKEGKQKYHLDHPRAGELIAVADKDSWFTYYFWLDDNKAPDYARTVDIHRKPGYDPVETLADPEIKFLKGKIGMKLLKKKLGFRYLMDVISLDATLVKGSHGRIPEDPMDWPIFVGSDASEQNSGEIAPTEVFDQIYKTVMG; from the coding sequence ATGAAAAAAACAGCGGTCATCAATATTGTCGCTTTATCCTCCAGATTGATCGGAGAACATACTCCTTTTCTTAAAAAATGGATAGAAAAGCGGCAAAAGCGTTTTATTCAACCCGTATTACCGGCTGTGACCTGCTCTTCCCAATCGGTCTATCTAACAGGAAAATGGCCGGAAGAAAATGGAATTGTGGGCAACGGCTGGTACTTCAGGGATGAATGTGAAATCAAATTCTGGAGACAGTCCAACCGCTTGGTTCAGGCTCCCAAAATCTGGGACAAACTTAAAATTCAGGATCCGAATTTCACCTGTGCCAACATGTTCTGGTGGTACAATATGTATTCTACGGTGGATTATGCGGTGACACCGAGACCCCTTTACCCTGCGGATGGAAGAAAATTACCGGACATCCACAGCCAACCCATGGACTTAAGGGACAGGTTGCAGCAGGAACTGGGACAGTTTCCACTTTTCTCTTTTTGGGGACCCAATGCCAATATCGAATCCACCCAATGGATTGCGGAAGCTTCCAAAAAAGTCGACCAATGGTTCAACCCAACCTTAAACCTGATTTATTTACCCCATCTGGATTATGGTCTGCAGCGATACGGCCTGGACTTTAAAAAAATAAAGAAGGACCTCAGGGAAATAGACAGGGTGGCCGCGGATCTGATTACTTATTTTGAAAAGCAGGGAACTGAAGTGCTGCTGCTTTCTGAGTATGGCATCACTACTGTAAACAATCCTATCCATATCAACAGGATTTTGAGAAAAGAAGGCTGCATTGTAGTTAAAAATGAGCTGGGAAGAGAGACCTTGGATGCCGGTACCTGCAAGGCATTTGCAGTGGCAGACCATCAATTGGCCCATATCTATGTCAAAGACGAAGCAGACATTCCTGCTATCAAAAGCATGCTGGAAAGGGTGCCCGGAATTGAGAAAGTGCTTGATAAAGAAGGAAAACAGAAATATCACTTGGATCATCCAAGGGCCGGAGAACTGATTGCCGTAGCAGACAAAGACTCCTGGTTTACCTATTACTTCTGGCTGGATGATAACAAGGCACCGGATTATGCCCGAACGGTGGATATCCACCGCAAGCCAGGCTATGACCCTGTAGAAACTTTAGCCGATCCGGAAATCAAATTCCTAAAGGGCAAAATAGGGATGAAGCTTTTGAAAAAGAAACTTGGTTTCAGGTATTTGATGGATGTGATATCTTTGGATGCTACCCTGGTCAAAGGTTCCCATGGCCGGATTCCGGAAGACCCAATGGATTGGCCGATTTTTGTAGGGTCCGATGCCAGTGAGCAAAATTCTGGGGAAATAGCGCCTACCGAGGTATTTGATCAAATTTATAAAACGGTGATGGGTTAA
- the eboE gene encoding metabolite traffic protein EboE gives MLIQGHHLSYCTNIHPGETWEDIFQSLKDYIPKVKDKLGVKGPFGIGLRLSNQASETLISPDKLKEFKDWLAVQNCYVFTMNGFPYGDFHHAIVKDKVHVPDWSTTARKDYTIRLFHILEALTPTGHEGSISTSPISYRHWFELESERDKVLQTACEHLAEVTAELHQIEQKTQKTLHLDIEPEPDGFLENTEEVLWFFRDWLLPKGGAWLVEKLGISSGAAAQLLKHHIRICYDVCHFAIVYEKAQDTFRKFQEEGIKIGKIQISAALKVDIPKDKNERQILQSNLQPLAESTYLHQVIGRYDSGNLQSYPDLPEAIAILEETEMEEMRIHFHVPVFLAHYGNFSSTQADIISVLQEIKKNPVCSHLEVETYTWDVLDKDLRQELSTSISREMDWVIKTLEK, from the coding sequence ATGCTGATACAAGGACATCATCTGAGTTATTGCACCAATATCCATCCGGGAGAAACTTGGGAGGACATATTCCAAAGCCTGAAGGATTACATCCCAAAAGTCAAAGACAAATTGGGGGTAAAAGGTCCTTTCGGTATTGGGCTCAGGCTTTCCAATCAAGCCAGTGAAACATTAATTTCTCCTGATAAGCTAAAGGAATTTAAAGACTGGTTAGCCGTTCAGAATTGCTATGTTTTTACTATGAACGGATTTCCTTATGGAGATTTCCATCATGCCATAGTCAAAGACAAAGTACATGTGCCCGATTGGTCCACGACAGCCCGCAAAGATTATACAATCAGGCTTTTTCATATCCTGGAAGCTTTAACACCCACTGGGCATGAGGGAAGTATTTCCACTTCCCCCATTTCTTACCGGCATTGGTTTGAATTGGAATCGGAAAGGGATAAAGTGTTACAGACAGCTTGTGAACATTTAGCGGAAGTCACTGCAGAATTGCATCAAATCGAGCAAAAAACCCAGAAAACGCTTCACTTGGATATTGAACCCGAACCTGATGGTTTTTTGGAAAATACGGAGGAAGTCCTATGGTTTTTCAGGGATTGGTTGCTTCCAAAAGGAGGTGCATGGCTGGTGGAGAAACTGGGAATTTCCTCTGGTGCTGCAGCGCAGCTGCTGAAACACCATATCAGAATTTGCTATGATGTTTGCCATTTTGCCATTGTCTATGAAAAGGCACAGGACACCTTCCGCAAATTTCAGGAAGAAGGCATCAAAATTGGCAAAATTCAGATCTCGGCAGCCTTGAAAGTGGATATACCTAAGGATAAAAATGAAAGGCAAATCCTTCAATCCAACCTCCAACCATTGGCAGAATCCACTTACCTGCATCAGGTCATTGGAAGATATGATTCGGGCAACCTCCAATCTTACCCAGACCTTCCGGAAGCGATTGCTATTCTAGAAGAAACAGAAATGGAGGAAATGAGGATACACTTTCATGTGCCTGTTTTCTTAGCACATTACGGGAATTTTTCCTCCACCCAGGCAGACATTATCTCTGTACTGCAAGAAATCAAAAAAAATCCTGTCTGCAGCCATTTGGAAGTGGAAACTTACACCTGGGATGTATTGGATAAAGACCTTAGACAAGAACTCTCCACTTCTATCAGCAGAGAAATGGATTGGGTCATCAAAACTTTGGAAAAATGA
- a CDS encoding 3-dehydroquinate synthase — translation MTHTVLQQAFSVHFQYKVCFTHGLFDPKNSLLADHLRSESPARIFVVLDQGLTEAHPDLISKLEEYFDTYKKDVLLCAAPMIVPGGEASKNDEDLVRQIVEATHLYGIDRHSYIMVIGGGAVLDMVGFAAAISHRGVRHIRIPTTVLSQNDSGVGVKNSINYFGKKNYIGTFATPYLVINDFDFLKTLDDRDWRSGLAEAIKVALIKDADFFQWLEKHALGLAQRAMEPMKDSIIRCAKMHLDHIAGKDPFEMGSSRPLDFGHWAAHKLENLTNFDLRHGEAVAIGIALDSTYSFLKGWIGEADIERILKLITDLGFDLFVPELTGDNLIKGLEEFREHLGGRLTIMLLKAVGKGEEVHEMDTNLIRKAIAYLESKHKITNLN, via the coding sequence ATGACACATACAGTTCTTCAACAGGCCTTTTCAGTCCATTTCCAGTACAAGGTATGCTTTACCCATGGCCTGTTTGATCCAAAGAATAGCCTTTTGGCAGATCATCTCAGGTCAGAAAGTCCTGCCAGGATTTTTGTAGTCTTGGATCAGGGACTTACTGAAGCTCACCCTGACCTGATTTCTAAGTTGGAGGAATATTTTGATACCTACAAAAAGGATGTTTTACTTTGCGCAGCCCCGATGATAGTACCTGGGGGAGAAGCCTCCAAAAACGATGAAGACCTTGTCAGACAAATCGTAGAAGCTACACACCTGTACGGCATAGACCGGCATTCTTACATCATGGTAATAGGGGGCGGGGCGGTATTGGACATGGTGGGTTTTGCCGCTGCCATTTCCCATCGCGGTGTGAGACATATCAGAATCCCCACCACCGTTCTGTCACAGAATGACTCAGGAGTGGGCGTCAAAAACAGCATCAACTATTTCGGGAAGAAAAATTATATAGGCACCTTCGCCACTCCTTATTTGGTCATCAATGATTTTGATTTCTTAAAAACTCTGGATGATAGGGACTGGAGATCGGGTTTGGCGGAAGCCATTAAAGTTGCCCTGATCAAGGATGCGGATTTTTTCCAATGGTTGGAAAAACATGCCCTCGGTCTGGCCCAAAGAGCCATGGAACCTATGAAGGATTCTATTATCCGTTGTGCAAAGATGCATTTAGACCATATTGCCGGAAAAGATCCTTTTGAAATGGGTTCATCCAGGCCTTTGGACTTCGGCCACTGGGCTGCACATAAGCTGGAAAACCTGACCAACTTTGACTTAAGGCATGGCGAAGCGGTGGCTATAGGCATCGCTTTGGACAGTACCTACTCCTTTTTGAAAGGATGGATAGGGGAAGCCGATATAGAAAGAATATTGAAACTGATCACTGACTTGGGCTTCGATTTATTTGTGCCGGAGCTGACAGGAGACAACCTGATCAAAGGACTGGAAGAATTCAGGGAACACCTGGGCGGAAGATTGACCATCATGTTGCTCAAAGCCGTAGGAAAAGGGGAAGAAGTCCATGAAATGGACACTAACTTGATCCGAAAGGCCATCGCTTACCTTGAATCTAAGCATAAGATCACCAACCTGAACTGA
- the eboC gene encoding UbiA-like protein EboC (EboC, a homolog the polyprenyltransferase UbiA, belongs to system of proteins involved in the trafficking of precursor metabolites to an extracytoplasmic compartment so that the biosynthesis of certain natural products, such as scytonemin, can be completed.), which translates to MANSKLKAYLQLTRPANIITAVADIWAGFAVSGAATLILSQYAGNGNLYALPLIWLSLSTIGLYGGGVAFNDVFDAQLDAIERPERPIPSGKVKKSHAAWMAASLIALGVLAAFQVNIWSGLIALSVGLLAVLYDAWGKHQAIFGPINMGLCRAGNLLLGVSVIPELLPDFWALGLIPLAYVSAITMISRGEVHGKNKNALIGGLGIYITIIAVLLFIAFLEGNAGWKVIPFVGLFAYMILPPLVKALRLQQPQLIGKSVKAAVISLIILNASLAASFSGWWVGLCILILLPISLRLAKIFAVT; encoded by the coding sequence ATGGCAAACTCGAAGCTTAAAGCCTACCTTCAACTAACGAGACCTGCCAACATCATCACAGCCGTTGCTGATATTTGGGCTGGTTTTGCTGTTTCCGGTGCTGCTACACTTATACTTTCCCAATATGCCGGAAACGGTAACCTTTATGCCCTCCCCTTAATTTGGTTATCCCTCTCCACCATAGGTTTATATGGAGGTGGCGTGGCCTTCAATGATGTCTTTGACGCCCAACTGGATGCTATAGAGCGGCCGGAACGGCCCATCCCAAGCGGGAAAGTAAAAAAAAGCCATGCGGCATGGATGGCAGCCTCGCTGATTGCATTAGGGGTTTTGGCAGCTTTTCAAGTCAATATTTGGAGCGGCTTGATTGCCCTTTCGGTAGGCTTACTGGCTGTGCTTTATGACGCCTGGGGAAAACATCAGGCTATTTTTGGCCCTATCAATATGGGCCTTTGCCGGGCCGGCAATTTGCTCTTGGGCGTTTCTGTTATTCCCGAACTTTTGCCTGATTTCTGGGCATTGGGTCTGATTCCTTTGGCTTATGTTTCCGCCATCACCATGATCAGCAGAGGTGAAGTACATGGTAAAAACAAGAATGCCCTGATCGGTGGCCTTGGTATCTATATCACCATTATTGCCGTACTTCTATTCATCGCCTTTTTGGAAGGTAATGCAGGATGGAAGGTCATCCCTTTTGTAGGTTTGTTTGCCTATATGATTCTTCCTCCACTGGTCAAAGCTTTGCGCTTGCAGCAGCCCCAACTGATCGGAAAGTCCGTGAAAGCCGCTGTTATCTCTTTGATTATCCTCAATGCTTCCCTTGCTGCCAGCTTCTCCGGCTGGTGGGTGGGATTATGCATTTTGATCCTACTTCCTATTTCATTAAGATTGGCAAAAATATTTGCCGTAACTTGA
- a CDS encoding TatD family hydrolase, with the protein MEMYIDPHLHAVSRTTDDYEAMRKAGVVAIIEPAFWLGQPRTEVGSFKDYFSTLVGWERFRAKQFGIVHYCTIGLNSKEANNEALAEEVMELLPLYATKEGVVAIGEIGYDDQTAAEDKYYRLQLELAKEVELPVLIHTPHRDKKKGTTRSMDVSEEHGLPPHMVIVDHNNEETVKEVLDRGYWAAFTIYPHTKMGSNRMVEIVKKYGPERIIVDSAADWGISDPLAVPKTAALMRKHGIPEEHIRMTCYQNALTAYSQSGQMDESDWLNPEPIDQRLKHAGNSVLRGGQTPRVEGPSDYVEN; encoded by the coding sequence ATGGAAATGTACATAGATCCTCACCTTCATGCAGTATCCCGCACCACGGATGATTATGAAGCCATGAGAAAAGCGGGAGTAGTGGCGATTATTGAACCTGCTTTTTGGTTGGGCCAACCCAGGACAGAAGTAGGCAGTTTCAAAGATTATTTCAGCACCTTGGTAGGCTGGGAGCGATTCCGGGCCAAACAGTTTGGCATCGTCCATTATTGTACCATTGGATTGAATTCCAAAGAAGCCAACAATGAGGCGCTCGCGGAAGAAGTCATGGAATTGTTGCCTTTGTATGCCACCAAAGAAGGAGTAGTGGCCATAGGTGAAATCGGATATGACGACCAAACTGCCGCAGAAGACAAGTATTACAGGCTCCAGTTGGAGTTGGCCAAAGAGGTAGAATTGCCGGTACTTATCCATACCCCGCACAGGGACAAGAAAAAAGGCACCACAAGAAGTATGGATGTAAGCGAGGAGCATGGACTGCCTCCGCATATGGTCATCGTGGACCATAACAATGAGGAAACCGTCAAAGAAGTGTTGGACAGGGGCTATTGGGCTGCATTTACCATCTATCCCCACACCAAAATGGGCAGTAATAGGATGGTGGAGATTGTAAAAAAATATGGACCTGAGCGGATTATCGTAGATTCCGCAGCCGACTGGGGCATCAGTGACCCTCTTGCAGTTCCAAAAACAGCAGCCTTAATGCGCAAGCATGGTATCCCGGAAGAACATATAAGAATGACCTGCTACCAAAATGCACTGACCGCCTACTCCCAAAGCGGACAGATGGATGAATCGGATTGGCTGAATCCCGAACCGATTGACCAACGGCTAAAACATGCGGGCAATTCCGTATTGCGGGGAGGTCAGACGCCAAGGGTAGAAGGACCTTCAGATTATGTCGAAAACTGA
- a CDS encoding EboA domain-containing protein produces the protein MSAHNVTEQAKDYLIELLSHQAESDSMNWLKSQCKEINNSAKAMKLFLAFGKASKYFDKSTLRLNHAQAKEAEKIRKGFTPSAWDKLQTARTVLILSFPQQDEGLWFKTMNQLFETGDMQELKSLYAALPIYPFQDKLTDRAIEGLRTNMTLVFDAVALDNPYPSEYFDERAWNQMLLKAVFMQRPLFLIQNADQRSNENLASILIDFAHEKWAAGRNVMPELWRYVAPFLDDSRLKDIEKVLNSADMLEKQAALLACHQSSFPKAKAYLSKYPAIQKDIEAGIINWESIGKSFAETLIKN, from the coding sequence ATGTCAGCGCATAATGTAACCGAGCAGGCAAAGGATTATTTGATTGAACTGCTCAGCCACCAGGCTGAATCCGATTCCATGAATTGGTTGAAAAGCCAATGCAAAGAAATCAATAATAGCGCTAAAGCCATGAAGCTTTTCCTCGCTTTTGGTAAGGCCTCAAAATATTTTGATAAATCGACTTTAAGGTTAAACCATGCGCAGGCAAAGGAAGCTGAAAAGATTAGAAAGGGTTTTACTCCTTCCGCCTGGGACAAATTGCAGACCGCAAGAACGGTTTTGATTTTGTCTTTTCCACAGCAGGATGAAGGGCTCTGGTTCAAAACCATGAACCAATTGTTTGAAACCGGAGACATGCAGGAACTCAAAAGCCTTTATGCTGCCCTGCCTATCTATCCCTTTCAGGACAAATTGACCGACAGGGCCATTGAGGGACTGAGGACCAATATGACATTGGTGTTTGATGCGGTTGCACTGGACAATCCCTATCCATCCGAATATTTCGATGAAAGAGCATGGAATCAGATGTTGCTTAAGGCCGTATTTATGCAAAGGCCTCTATTTTTGATCCAAAATGCGGACCAACGTAGCAATGAAAACCTGGCCAGCATCCTGATTGATTTTGCCCATGAAAAATGGGCAGCAGGCCGTAATGTGATGCCGGAATTATGGAGATATGTAGCCCCTTTTCTCGATGATTCAAGACTTAAGGATATCGAAAAAGTATTGAACAGTGCCGATATGCTTGAAAAACAGGCTGCATTGTTGGCATGTCATCAATCTTCCTTCCCAAAAGCAAAAGCATATCTCTCAAAGTACCCTGCAATCCAAAAGGATATCGAGGCAGGAATTATCAACTGGGAATCTATTGGGAAAAGCTTTGCGGAAACCCTGATCAAAAATTAA
- a CDS encoding pyridoxal phosphate-dependent aminotransferase has translation MRNLLLRPGAEELNYEIRGIVKKARQIEALGYRITWENIGDPIQKNNKVPQWMKAIVSDLVTQDKSYGYADSKGVLETRKFLAELNNRKGGAQITEEDVLFFNGLGDAIAKLYQFLIPTARIIGPSPAYSTHSSAEAAHANTAPITYNLDPDNQWLPDMEDLYNKVKYNPSVVGILIINPDNPTGMVYPKEVLEGFVKIAREFNLLLIADEIYQNITYNGVKAVALAEVIGDLPAISLKGISKEFPWPGARCGWMEFYNRNASKEFSKLVQTLENAKMIEVCSTILPQLSIPRIMSHPQYFDYRNAENEKIGRRSRIMEEILGDVPGIKFNPTKGAFYNTIVFDPDYLKPDQSLPLSDLKVKSLMEGWLQQDPAMPLDKRFVYYLLASAHICVVPISSFCSDLRGFRVTLLEEDESIFRNTFEKLGAAIRAYLRSSESVLA, from the coding sequence ATGAGAAACCTGTTGTTGAGACCCGGAGCGGAAGAATTGAATTATGAAATCCGTGGCATAGTCAAAAAAGCCCGTCAAATAGAAGCATTGGGATACCGGATTACCTGGGAGAATATCGGTGACCCCATCCAGAAAAACAACAAGGTGCCACAGTGGATGAAGGCCATAGTTTCCGATCTTGTTACGCAAGATAAAAGTTATGGGTATGCTGACTCCAAAGGGGTTTTGGAAACCCGGAAGTTTTTGGCTGAATTGAACAACCGCAAAGGAGGGGCTCAGATTACGGAGGAGGATGTGTTGTTTTTCAACGGTTTGGGAGATGCCATTGCCAAGTTATACCAGTTTTTGATTCCTACTGCCAGGATCATAGGACCTTCTCCCGCCTATAGTACACACAGTTCGGCAGAGGCTGCTCATGCCAATACTGCACCTATTACCTACAATTTGGATCCGGACAATCAATGGCTGCCGGATATGGAGGACCTGTATAATAAGGTCAAATACAATCCTTCCGTTGTAGGGATTTTGATCATCAATCCCGATAACCCAACGGGAATGGTCTATCCAAAAGAAGTGTTGGAGGGTTTTGTCAAGATTGCGAGGGAATTCAATCTGTTGTTGATAGCAGATGAAATTTACCAGAATATCACTTACAATGGCGTAAAAGCTGTGGCTTTAGCTGAGGTTATCGGGGATCTTCCTGCCATATCTTTGAAGGGAATTTCCAAGGAATTTCCTTGGCCAGGAGCAAGGTGTGGCTGGATGGAGTTTTACAACAGGAATGCTTCCAAGGAATTCAGCAAGCTGGTGCAGACTTTGGAAAATGCCAAGATGATCGAAGTGTGCTCTACCATTCTTCCCCAGCTCTCTATTCCCAGAATCATGAGCCATCCACAGTATTTTGATTACAGGAATGCCGAGAACGAGAAAATAGGACGAAGGAGCAGGATTATGGAGGAGATTTTGGGGGATGTGCCAGGTATTAAATTCAATCCGACCAAGGGGGCATTCTACAATACCATCGTGTTTGATCCTGATTACCTAAAGCCTGACCAAAGTCTTCCATTGTCCGATCTTAAGGTGAAGTCATTAATGGAAGGCTGGCTGCAGCAGGATCCGGCTATGCCCTTGGACAAGAGGTTCGTGTATTATTTATTGGCATCTGCCCATATTTGTGTTGTGCCGATTTCTTCTTTCTGTTCTGATTTGAGGGGTTTCAGGGTGACGCTGCTGGAGGAAGACGAATCCATTTTCAGAAACACTTTTGAAAAATTAGGAGCTGCCATCCGGGCTTATCTAAGGTCATCAGAAAGCGTCTTGGCCTAA
- a CDS encoding zinc dependent phospholipase C family protein, giving the protein MKNFLSIILLCFFIPAETKGWGFFAHRKINRQAVYSLPPEMIGFFKQHIGYITENAVNPDRRRYAVLGEAEKHYIDADAYGDSAVFKLPRYWHQALEIFPEEELRSKGIGPWNVYLTQLSLTEAFKRKDINSILRLSADLGHYIGDMNVPLHTTKNYNGQLTNQYGIHGFWESRIPELLAEEYDFFVGKADYLERPQYAIWDAVTQAHMALDSVLHFERLLSSRFTEDKKYSYEERGGINTQVYSKEFTKAYHEMLDGQVERQMKRAIKMVADFWYTAWINAGQPDLNALVNIQTELPEEKFDYSKPLDVREHDDLADGQSSSSLRKAFLTAIWRPGL; this is encoded by the coding sequence ATGAAAAACTTTTTGTCCATTATTCTGTTGTGCTTTTTTATTCCGGCAGAAACCAAAGGATGGGGATTTTTTGCCCACAGGAAAATCAACAGGCAGGCAGTGTACTCCCTGCCCCCGGAAATGATCGGCTTTTTTAAGCAGCACATCGGTTACATCACTGAAAATGCCGTTAACCCTGACAGGCGGCGCTATGCAGTATTGGGAGAAGCCGAAAAACATTACATAGATGCAGATGCTTACGGCGACAGTGCGGTTTTTAAACTTCCCAGGTATTGGCATCAGGCATTGGAAATTTTCCCGGAAGAAGAACTGCGCAGCAAAGGCATTGGACCATGGAATGTGTACCTCACCCAACTTTCCTTGACAGAAGCATTCAAAAGAAAAGACATCAATTCCATTCTTCGGCTTTCCGCAGATCTTGGCCACTATATAGGTGACATGAATGTTCCCCTACATACTACCAAAAATTACAATGGACAACTGACCAATCAATATGGCATCCATGGTTTTTGGGAAAGTAGGATACCAGAACTGTTGGCCGAAGAATACGACTTCTTCGTAGGGAAAGCGGATTATCTGGAAAGGCCTCAGTATGCCATTTGGGATGCGGTAACACAAGCGCATATGGCACTGGATTCTGTATTACATTTTGAGAGGCTATTGAGCAGCCGCTTTACTGAGGATAAAAAATACAGTTATGAGGAAAGGGGAGGTATCAATACACAGGTCTATTCGAAAGAATTCACCAAAGCCTATCATGAGATGCTGGATGGCCAAGTAGAAAGACAGATGAAAAGGGCCATTAAAATGGTCGCCGACTTCTGGTACACCGCTTGGATCAATGCCGGACAACCTGACCTTAATGCACTGGTCAATATTCAGACGGAACTGCCCGAGGAAAAATTCGATTATTCCAAACCATTGGATGTACGGGAACACGATGACCTGGCAGACGGGCAATCCTCCTCTTCATTGAGAAAGGCATTTCTAACCGCCATTTGGAGACCCGGATTATAA
- the rpsT gene encoding 30S ribosomal protein S20, with protein sequence MANHKSALKRIRANEAKRLRNRYQHKTTRTFIKRLKSITDKAEAQELLKTVTSMIDKLAKKNIIHKNNAANKKSKLTKLVNSLA encoded by the coding sequence ATGGCAAATCACAAATCGGCACTTAAAAGAATCCGTGCAAACGAAGCCAAGCGTTTGAGAAACAGATATCAGCACAAGACAACGAGGACCTTCATCAAAAGATTGAAGAGTATCACTGACAAGGCGGAAGCTCAGGAGTTGTTGAAAACTGTTACATCTATGATTGATAAGCTTGCGAAGAAGAATATCATTCATAAAAACAATGCAGCCAACAAGAAGTCAAAATTGACCAAATTGGTTAATTCTTTGGCTTAA
- the radC gene encoding RadC family protein — protein sequence MEDYLSIKISQLAEEDRPREKLLLKGKSALSDAELLAILLGSGTKSLSAVDLGKHILTSVNHDLSQLAKMGVSDLMKFKGIGEAKAITIVSALELGRRRKLINDLPKRFKIGSSADVYQLMKPDLMDEPIEHFYIILLNRNNQVIKKQLISRGGTSGTVADPKIIFKHALDALANAIILVHNHPSGNLKPSEQDRRLTKKLKDAGENLDVSVLDHIIFTDVAYFSFSDEGLI from the coding sequence ATGGAAGATTATCTTTCTATCAAAATTTCTCAGCTTGCCGAAGAAGACCGGCCCAGAGAAAAGCTTCTGCTCAAGGGGAAGTCAGCCCTTTCGGATGCGGAACTTTTGGCCATCTTACTGGGATCTGGGACAAAATCCCTCAGTGCAGTCGATCTGGGCAAGCATATTTTGACTTCGGTCAACCATGACCTTTCGCAACTTGCAAAAATGGGAGTGTCTGACTTGATGAAATTCAAGGGAATTGGAGAGGCCAAAGCGATCACCATAGTCTCTGCACTTGAGTTGGGAAGAAGAAGGAAATTGATCAATGATTTGCCCAAAAGATTCAAAATCGGCTCTTCTGCCGATGTGTATCAATTGATGAAGCCCGATCTGATGGATGAACCGATCGAGCATTTTTATATCATATTGCTTAACAGAAACAACCAGGTGATCAAAAAGCAGCTGATCAGCAGGGGAGGAACCAGTGGTACGGTAGCAGATCCCAAGATCATTTTCAAGCATGCGCTGGATGCCCTTGCCAACGCCATTATTTTGGTGCACAACCATCCTTCCGGTAACCTTAAACCTTCCGAGCAGGACCGTCGTTTGACCAAGAAGTTGAAAGATGCAGGTGAAAATTTGGATGTGTCCGTCTTGGATCATATCATTTTCACAGATGTTGCCTATTTTAGCTTTTCAGATGAAGGTTTGATATAG
- a CDS encoding DUF1684 domain-containing protein yields the protein MQKRNILIIGIFVVVGLAFWYTLTRSTDEEIYVENIQKERERQFRFLKFNLDSPLEDHQKSELTSLSFYPIDMSYRVRAKMVPAEDRRMLEIPMTDGTVEKYLKHSYAEFQLNGQPLRLLLLQAAKESDKRNFFLAFADDTSGEETYGGGRYINLRQDGKNSITIDFNMAYNPYCAYNPDYACPLPPRENILEIPIRAGEKDYKKD from the coding sequence ATGCAAAAAAGAAATATTTTAATTATTGGTATTTTCGTAGTGGTGGGGCTGGCATTCTGGTACACTTTGACCAGGTCCACCGATGAAGAGATTTATGTAGAAAACATTCAAAAAGAGCGGGAAAGGCAGTTTAGGTTTCTGAAGTTCAACCTGGATTCCCCCTTAGAGGACCATCAAAAAAGTGAGCTGACTTCTTTGAGTTTTTATCCCATTGATATGTCTTACAGGGTGAGGGCCAAGATGGTTCCTGCAGAAGACAGGAGGATGCTCGAAATTCCTATGACGGATGGTACTGTTGAAAAATACCTCAAGCACTCTTATGCCGAATTTCAGTTAAATGGTCAACCCCTGCGGCTATTGTTATTGCAGGCAGCCAAAGAATCCGATAAAAGGAATTTTTTCCTGGCCTTTGCTGATGACACCAGCGGAGAGGAGACCTATGGAGGTGGAAGGTATATCAATCTGCGGCAGGATGGCAAAAACAGCATTACCATTGACTTTAATATGGCCTATAACCCCTATTGTGCCTATAATCCCGATTACGCTTGTCCATTGCCTCCCAGAGAAAATATTTTGGAGATCCCCATAAGGGCAGGGGAGAAGGATTATAAGAAGGATTGA